The following are from one region of the bacterium genome:
- a CDS encoding DUF4139 domain-containing protein, translating to MSRHTSMKTCFALATVALISAAASLCAAGQSETSAQTVGARRSQSLTIYQRNMALVNEEREVQARKGSFGLLWPGVSNQIIAGSVRAAAGEGLHLLEQNYQGQNLDVQSLLESYLGREITLERLDKRTGTVESRNGVLLSLNGGRIVKFGERVEIDPEGSVVLPGVPDDLTAGPRLSWLAEGKKEGASVLSLSYLTRGLGWSCDYVLSLDARGERGALTGWASLDNNTGLEFKDCGLTLVAGEVNMQSPAAPPQPKMMRAMLSAAGAAQENAMDEGFAPAEASGDYYRYDLGRKVSLGRFDTRQIELLSVPALTVKTVYRLAGDQRYYFGPTPESQKNLRPQLFLEWTNGGSNYAGQPLPAGMVRVYRDSGTGGAIFMGEDRIVATPREEKVSISAGYAFDITAQRRQIEFRRLSDRLRQVTVEVRLANRKDTAVTVQVEESLPGDWKITEHSHPFEKLDSGSVRFSPTVAAGAEVVLTYTAQLL from the coding sequence ATGAGCCGACACACTTCCATGAAAACCTGTTTCGCTCTGGCAACAGTTGCCCTTATCTCCGCCGCAGCGTCACTTTGCGCCGCCGGGCAGTCCGAGACATCGGCCCAGACAGTTGGAGCGCGACGGTCCCAGAGCCTGACAATCTACCAGCGGAACATGGCTCTGGTGAACGAGGAGCGCGAGGTCCAGGCCCGTAAAGGGTCTTTCGGGCTGCTCTGGCCCGGGGTCTCGAACCAGATCATCGCCGGCTCCGTGCGCGCCGCAGCCGGCGAGGGCCTGCACCTTCTGGAGCAGAACTACCAGGGACAGAACCTGGACGTGCAGAGCCTGCTGGAAAGCTACCTGGGACGCGAGATCACCCTGGAGCGCCTGGACAAGCGCACCGGCACTGTCGAATCGCGCAACGGCGTGCTTCTGAGCCTCAACGGCGGACGGATTGTCAAGTTCGGCGAGCGGGTGGAGATCGACCCGGAGGGTTCGGTGGTGCTGCCCGGAGTGCCGGATGACCTGACAGCGGGCCCCCGCCTTTCCTGGCTGGCCGAGGGAAAGAAAGAGGGCGCCTCGGTTCTGTCCCTGTCCTACCTGACCCGCGGCCTGGGCTGGAGTTGCGACTACGTGCTCAGTCTGGACGCCAGGGGCGAGCGCGGCGCGTTGACCGGCTGGGCCAGCCTGGACAACAACACCGGCCTGGAATTCAAGGATTGCGGCCTGACCCTGGTGGCGGGCGAGGTGAACATGCAGAGCCCGGCGGCCCCGCCGCAGCCCAAGATGATGCGCGCGATGCTGTCCGCCGCGGGCGCGGCCCAGGAGAACGCCATGGATGAGGGGTTCGCCCCGGCCGAGGCGAGCGGGGACTACTACCGCTACGACCTGGGCCGCAAGGTGAGCCTCGGGCGGTTCGACACGCGCCAGATCGAGCTGTTGAGTGTGCCAGCGCTCACGGTCAAGACTGTCTACCGTCTGGCCGGCGACCAGCGCTACTATTTCGGCCCCACGCCGGAGAGCCAGAAAAACCTGCGCCCCCAGCTGTTCCTGGAATGGACCAACGGCGGCTCCAACTACGCCGGCCAGCCGCTGCCCGCGGGCATGGTGCGGGTCTACCGCGATTCCGGGACGGGTGGCGCGATATTCATGGGCGAGGACCGTATAGTCGCCACACCGCGCGAGGAGAAAGTCTCGATCAGCGCGGGCTATGCTTTCGACATCACCGCCCAGCGCCGTCAGATCGAGTTCCGCCGCCTCTCCGACCGTCTGCGCCAGGTTACGGTCGAGGTGCGGCTGGCCAACCGCAAGGACACCGCTGTCACCGTGCAGGTGGAGGAAAGCCTGCCCGGCGACTGGAAGATTACCGAGCACTCGCACCCCTTCGAGAAACTGGATTCCGGCTCCGTGCGGTTCAGCCCGACCGTGGCCGCCGGCGCGGAGGTGGTGCTGACCTATACGGCGCAACTGCTTTGA